The Brevibacillus brevis genome contains a region encoding:
- a CDS encoding Ger(x)C family spore germination protein, protein MKAVTRMLVVSLCMFLVSGCWDRREVNDMAIVIAMAMDKEPDGRYRLSIQVPLVSSLGAQSGGGGGTSGDKSYYVDSAVGRTIREANGLIQARMSREIYYSHHRMIVIGEELARDGMSEVLDIVARFPENRLTAYIIMTQGKAIELLTAQPQFERFSGEAMRELVKMGGITVTLKDVAQMLSTPGVDAILPVLAAVDSHPKGKSKEVEATGVGLFRHNKLIAIAKPKELTGLRLFQRDFTPFSVVLPLNKKERLTISFSKGRANITPEIRKGHVHYKIDLYASAVVVENLSNLDLEKEKNIRMLQGKLVEQINSGVKHMMQTIQHQRSDFIGLGIALSRNHPREWRDRYRNRWNEELPKITYEIRTKVNMANIGQTTKNITQGEDGHE, encoded by the coding sequence GTGAAGGCTGTGACCCGCATGCTGGTAGTGTCGCTCTGTATGTTCCTAGTATCTGGATGTTGGGATCGCCGTGAAGTAAATGATATGGCCATCGTTATTGCGATGGCGATGGATAAGGAACCAGACGGCAGGTATCGGTTATCTATCCAGGTTCCACTGGTTAGCAGCCTAGGTGCGCAGTCCGGAGGAGGTGGGGGGACGAGTGGTGACAAGAGTTATTACGTAGATTCCGCAGTAGGCAGGACAATCCGGGAAGCGAATGGATTGATCCAGGCAAGAATGTCACGAGAAATTTACTACTCCCATCACCGGATGATCGTCATAGGCGAAGAATTGGCGAGGGACGGCATGTCTGAAGTGCTGGATATCGTCGCACGTTTTCCTGAAAACAGATTGACAGCTTATATCATCATGACACAAGGCAAAGCCATCGAATTACTAACCGCCCAACCGCAATTTGAACGTTTTTCAGGGGAAGCGATGCGTGAGTTGGTCAAGATGGGGGGGATTACGGTAACGCTGAAGGATGTAGCCCAGATGCTCAGTACACCAGGGGTTGATGCTATTTTACCCGTTCTGGCAGCAGTGGATTCCCATCCAAAAGGAAAGTCGAAAGAAGTAGAGGCAACAGGGGTAGGTTTGTTTCGACACAACAAGCTCATTGCCATCGCGAAACCGAAAGAACTGACTGGCTTGCGGCTGTTCCAACGCGATTTTACACCGTTTTCTGTCGTCCTGCCCCTTAACAAGAAAGAACGACTTACGATTAGCTTCTCGAAAGGAAGAGCGAATATTACGCCCGAGATCAGGAAAGGCCACGTCCATTACAAAATTGACCTCTACGCATCTGCTGTTGTGGTGGAGAATCTGTCAAACCTCGATCTTGAAAAAGAGAAAAATATCAGAATGCTGCAAGGAAAGCTCGTCGAGCAAATCAATAGCGGTGTGAAACATATGATGCAAACGATCCAACATCAACGATCAGACTTCATTGGGTTAGGAATCGCATTGTCAAGGAATCATCCACGTGAATGGCGAGACCGGTATCGGAACAGGTGGAATGAGGAGCTTCCGAAAATCACTTATGAAATCCGAACCAAAGTGAACATGGCCAATATCGGACAAACAACGAAAAATATTACCCAAGGTGAAGATGGTCATGAATAG
- a CDS encoding GerAB/ArcD/ProY family transporter: MIHKQVINHRQIAWLVGSVLMTGMMISFLRSVVQVARMDAWFSQMLPIFYAILIAYVLSGLVEAYPGKNIFEILFIIGGKWIGGAINLLILFYIWIILAIDIKGVADFLHISLLPTTPLEIILLVFVLLMMYYGKTSLEVAARVNELYFPLYFIMCISLYFLLINEYNVERLEPILTSSLDRIVISNFMPLGVYGDIFLIGAFLHAVVEPRLFYAAMKHGVIIVGFGTTILLLILLGVMGFIIAGRLNFPIYILVQQIHVTDFLDRVEMILFSVWFPAFTIKVIVAYLAFLVGVGSFGGQQHYNTLNAPCGWFMVVSSIFAFPNVAHIDQFISYSLPMIILVFQLPLALFLLIHVRRKNKGRVQSLIPEGTKLYRFYRSMVWSTTVCLIGCVLVILIGDFFKDKSAVGGVATAVVYIALLLIALLTSYGEMQALNHGKQRLRRARQAGSFRQ, from the coding sequence ATGATTCACAAGCAAGTGATCAATCACAGACAAATTGCTTGGCTGGTCGGCAGTGTCTTGATGACAGGAATGATGATCAGTTTCTTGCGGTCGGTCGTTCAGGTAGCAAGGATGGATGCTTGGTTCTCTCAAATGTTACCCATCTTTTATGCGATTCTGATCGCCTACGTTTTGAGCGGGCTGGTTGAGGCGTACCCAGGGAAAAATATCTTTGAAATCTTGTTTATTATTGGCGGGAAGTGGATTGGTGGAGCTATCAATCTACTCATTTTGTTTTACATTTGGATCATCCTGGCGATCGATATTAAAGGGGTTGCTGATTTTTTACATATCTCGTTATTGCCAACCACGCCATTGGAGATCATTCTCCTCGTCTTCGTCCTGCTGATGATGTACTATGGCAAAACAAGTCTTGAGGTGGCGGCACGGGTGAATGAGTTATATTTTCCTCTTTACTTCATCATGTGTATATCGCTATATTTTCTCTTGATTAATGAATACAACGTAGAGCGCTTGGAGCCGATCTTAACCAGCAGCTTGGACCGGATCGTAATCAGTAATTTTATGCCGTTGGGTGTATATGGGGATATTTTTCTGATCGGAGCGTTTTTACATGCCGTTGTAGAACCACGACTCTTTTATGCTGCGATGAAGCATGGGGTTATCATTGTTGGATTTGGGACGACGATTCTGTTGCTCATCTTGCTCGGGGTGATGGGCTTCATTATCGCCGGGCGGCTGAATTTCCCCATCTATATTCTCGTGCAGCAAATCCACGTGACAGATTTTCTGGACAGGGTCGAAATGATTCTCTTTAGCGTATGGTTCCCTGCTTTTACGATCAAGGTCATCGTCGCATATCTGGCATTTTTAGTGGGGGTTGGATCGTTTGGGGGACAGCAGCATTATAATACACTCAACGCTCCGTGTGGATGGTTTATGGTTGTATCGTCCATATTCGCTTTTCCAAATGTAGCACATATCGATCAGTTTATAAGTTATAGCTTGCCGATGATCATACTCGTCTTCCAATTGCCGTTGGCGCTCTTTTTGCTGATTCATGTAAGGCGAAAGAACAAAGGAAGAGTGCAAAGCCTCATTCCCGAAGGAACGAAGCTTTATCGATTTTACCGGTCGATGGTGTGGAGCACGACAGTCTGTTTGATTGGTTGCGTGCTAGTGATTTTGATTGGGGACTTTTTTAAAGATAAATCAGCGGTAGGAGGGGTTGCGACAGCCGTTGTTTATATTGCCTTGTTACTGATTGCGTTGTTGACGAGCTACGGGGAGATGCAGGCTCTCAATCATGGCAAACAAAGGCTAAGGAGGGCAAGGCAGGCTGGTTCATTTCGACAATAA
- a CDS encoding ATP-dependent DNA ligase produces MELTPLFPFEPTSTEAIPVGPQWIGQVKWDGVRILTYYDGQEVKLFNRKLNERTFHYPEVTDLRSYCRADSVILDGEIIALGSDGKPSFYEVMRRDGLRRLEKVPQIQKLVPVTYMVFDVLYCNHEWVTSYPLSERQQILGKIITPTSHVQLVENFPDGDALYRVVEAQGMEGIIMKDASSSYLINGKDQRWRKKKYYRDLIAVVGGVTLRNQIVNSLLLGLFDQQGSFWYIGHAGTGKLTQTDWRALTERIQPLVQQKMAFVNKPPRAANTLWIQPEITVKIKFAEWKEGHSLRQPSIQGFVDVAPHQCVLE; encoded by the coding sequence ATGGAACTGACCCCGCTTTTTCCTTTTGAGCCTACCAGCACGGAAGCCATACCTGTGGGACCACAATGGATAGGCCAAGTGAAATGGGATGGCGTTCGCATTCTTACCTACTACGATGGACAGGAGGTCAAACTGTTCAACCGAAAATTAAATGAACGGACTTTCCATTATCCAGAAGTGACTGATCTTCGCTCGTATTGTCGTGCCGATTCTGTGATTTTGGATGGCGAAATCATTGCTCTCGGCTCGGACGGAAAGCCTTCTTTTTACGAGGTCATGAGAAGAGACGGGCTGCGCCGTTTAGAGAAAGTCCCCCAGATACAAAAGCTTGTCCCCGTCACATACATGGTCTTTGATGTACTGTACTGCAATCATGAATGGGTAACTTCCTATCCACTATCAGAGCGACAACAAATACTGGGCAAGATCATCACTCCTACTTCTCATGTTCAGCTAGTTGAAAACTTTCCTGATGGAGACGCTCTTTACCGTGTCGTAGAAGCTCAAGGCATGGAAGGAATCATTATGAAGGATGCGTCAAGCAGCTACTTGATCAATGGGAAAGATCAACGCTGGAGAAAGAAAAAGTACTACCGGGATCTCATCGCTGTCGTAGGCGGCGTTACGCTTCGGAATCAGATTGTCAATTCGTTGCTTCTGGGACTCTTCGATCAACAAGGTTCTTTTTGGTACATCGGTCATGCAGGTACTGGAAAATTGACGCAAACGGACTGGCGTGCTTTAACGGAGAGAATACAGCCCCTCGTCCAACAGAAGATGGCTTTTGTTAACAAGCCACCACGCGCAGCCAATACCTTATGGATACAGCCGGAAATCACCGTCAAAATCAAATTTGCGGAGTGGAAGGAAGGGCATTCCTTGCGACAGCCAAGCATACAAGGCTTTGTTGATGTCGCTCCCCACCAGTGTGTTTTGGAATAA
- a CDS encoding DUF1904 family protein: protein MPFLRFKGFAKQDIEPISQILIEEFSKIAEVAQEKVKLELLQVEQLTNSPLSVEIMMFPREQKQHDAIASAIHGILKKRGFPHVHIFFILLSPTLYYKEGLPLQVGMTK, encoded by the coding sequence TTGCCGTTTCTTCGGTTTAAAGGCTTTGCAAAGCAAGACATAGAGCCCATTTCTCAGATTCTTATAGAAGAGTTTTCCAAAATTGCTGAGGTAGCTCAGGAAAAGGTGAAATTGGAGCTGCTTCAAGTAGAGCAATTGACGAACAGTCCTTTGTCTGTAGAGATCATGATGTTTCCACGTGAACAAAAGCAGCATGACGCGATTGCTAGTGCCATACACGGTATTTTGAAGAAGCGAGGCTTTCCGCATGTCCATATTTTCTTCATTCTGCTATCGCCCACTCTCTATTATAAAGAAGGACTTCCGTTGCAAGTCGGAATGACGAAATAA
- the thiC gene encoding phosphomethylpyrimidine synthase ThiC — protein MSLVSSFPGSRKVYETGSRADIRVPMREISLHPTEGLSGSIPNPPLRVYDTSGEYTATGYVPDIQAGLPSIRHKWIDERNDVEMYVGREPQLVDDGIRNEEKAATLPTFPREGYKPKRAKPGKNVTQLHYARKNIITPEMEYVAIREGVSPEFVRAEIAAGRAILPSNVNHPESEPMIIGRNFHVKINANIGTSAVSSSMEEEVEKMIWSVRWGADTIMDLSTGKHIHTTREWIIRNSPVPVGTVPIYQALEKVNGKAEDLTWEVYRDTLIEQAEQGVDYFTIHAGVLLRYIPMTANRVTGIVSRGGSILAAWCLAHHEENFLYTHFAEICEILKAYDICVSLGDGLRPGSIADANDEAQFAELETLGELTKIAWDHDVQVMIEGPGHVPMHLIRENMDKQLSICHEAPFYTLGPLTTDIAPGYDHITSAIGAAMIGWFGTAMLCYVTPKEHLGLPNKEDVRNGLIAYKIAAHAADLAKGHPRAKQRDDALSKARFDFRWNDQFNLSLDPERAREYHDETLPAEAAKSAHFCSMCGPKFCSMKISHDIRHIANEQGAAQDPAILAGMQEKSREFREQGSRLYQS, from the coding sequence ATGTCATTGGTCTCATCTTTTCCAGGCAGTCGCAAAGTATACGAAACAGGTAGTCGTGCGGACATCCGTGTCCCGATGCGCGAGATTTCCCTTCATCCTACCGAAGGATTGTCTGGCTCCATCCCCAATCCTCCTCTTCGCGTATACGATACGAGTGGCGAGTATACCGCAACGGGTTACGTCCCTGACATTCAAGCAGGACTGCCCTCCATCCGCCACAAATGGATCGATGAGCGAAATGATGTAGAAATGTATGTCGGTCGCGAACCACAACTAGTTGATGACGGCATCCGAAACGAAGAAAAGGCAGCCACCCTCCCTACTTTCCCTCGAGAGGGCTACAAACCAAAACGGGCAAAGCCAGGGAAAAATGTTACCCAGCTTCATTATGCCCGAAAAAATATCATCACACCGGAAATGGAATACGTTGCCATTCGCGAGGGTGTCTCCCCTGAATTTGTACGGGCAGAAATCGCCGCTGGACGTGCGATCCTCCCTTCTAACGTTAATCATCCTGAAAGCGAGCCGATGATCATTGGCCGCAACTTTCATGTCAAAATCAATGCCAACATCGGAACGTCAGCCGTCAGCTCTTCGATGGAAGAAGAAGTCGAAAAAATGATTTGGTCGGTCCGTTGGGGTGCCGATACCATTATGGACCTCTCAACGGGAAAACATATACACACCACACGGGAGTGGATTATCCGCAATAGTCCTGTTCCAGTCGGTACTGTTCCGATTTATCAAGCACTTGAAAAAGTAAATGGGAAAGCCGAGGATTTGACATGGGAGGTTTACCGAGACACCTTGATTGAGCAAGCGGAACAAGGCGTCGATTACTTCACGATTCATGCTGGTGTTCTTTTGCGCTACATCCCCATGACAGCTAACCGTGTTACCGGTATTGTCTCTCGCGGCGGTTCGATTTTGGCTGCATGGTGCCTGGCCCACCATGAGGAAAACTTTTTGTATACGCATTTCGCTGAAATTTGCGAAATTCTGAAGGCCTATGACATTTGTGTATCCCTCGGAGATGGACTACGTCCTGGCTCTATCGCGGATGCGAATGACGAGGCGCAGTTCGCGGAGCTTGAAACATTGGGAGAACTCACAAAAATTGCGTGGGACCACGACGTACAAGTCATGATTGAAGGCCCTGGTCACGTCCCCATGCATCTCATTCGTGAAAATATGGATAAACAGTTATCCATTTGCCATGAGGCTCCTTTTTACACACTTGGGCCGCTCACGACAGACATCGCCCCCGGCTATGACCACATTACTTCAGCCATTGGCGCTGCCATGATTGGATGGTTCGGAACAGCGATGCTCTGCTACGTAACGCCCAAGGAGCATCTCGGTTTACCCAATAAAGAGGATGTCCGCAACGGTTTAATCGCATACAAAATCGCAGCGCATGCCGCTGATCTTGCAAAAGGACATCCGCGGGCAAAACAGCGCGACGACGCCTTATCCAAAGCTCGTTTTGATTTTCGCTGGAATGATCAATTCAATTTGTCCTTAGATCCAGAACGCGCACGCGAATATCACGATGAAACGTTGCCAGCAGAAGCCGCCAAATCCGCCCATTTTTGTTCCATGTGCGGGCCTAAATTTTGCAGCATGAAAATATCGCACGACATTCGTCACATCGCCAATGAACAAGGGGCTGCCCAAGATCCCGCCATCCTTGCAGGTATGCAGGAAAAATCGCGTGAGTTCCGCGAACAGGGAAGCCGTTTGTACCAGTCGTAA
- a CDS encoding cation diffusion facilitator family transporter: MDVYSDLKQGERGAWVSIFAYIFCSVLKIGVAYVTASEALMADGLNNSTDVVASIAVLIGLRIARKPPDKDHPYGHFRAETISALVASFIMLFVGVQVVTNAVPSLFDPQHSAPDLLAGWTALATAVIMLFVYRYNKKLAIKTNSQALDAAAADNRSDAFVSIGTFIGVAGAQFQLHWLDPLAAFVVGLIILKTAWDIFREATHRLTDGFDESELADLRATISSISGVKDISDIKARYHGSSVLVDVVIHVDPGLNVVESHTITEKIEEQMRKIHRINAVHIHIEPCRKMAPS; encoded by the coding sequence ATGGATGTTTATTCGGATCTAAAACAAGGAGAACGTGGAGCGTGGGTGAGTATTTTCGCCTACATTTTCTGCTCTGTATTAAAAATAGGAGTTGCGTATGTCACTGCGTCGGAAGCTTTAATGGCCGACGGTCTTAACAACTCAACGGATGTCGTTGCATCGATTGCTGTTTTGATCGGGCTGCGTATTGCAAGGAAACCACCTGATAAAGATCACCCGTATGGCCATTTCCGGGCGGAGACGATTTCAGCACTTGTCGCATCATTTATTATGCTATTTGTCGGAGTTCAAGTCGTTACGAATGCCGTACCATCCTTGTTTGACCCACAACATTCGGCTCCTGACCTGTTGGCAGGGTGGACAGCACTTGCGACTGCAGTCATTATGCTTTTCGTTTATCGCTATAATAAAAAGCTCGCCATCAAAACAAACAGCCAAGCACTAGATGCAGCGGCCGCTGACAACCGTTCAGACGCATTCGTCAGTATCGGGACGTTTATCGGGGTAGCTGGCGCACAATTTCAATTGCATTGGCTTGATCCTTTAGCTGCTTTTGTTGTTGGTCTCATCATCTTGAAGACTGCTTGGGACATTTTTAGGGAAGCAACTCACCGTTTGACAGATGGCTTTGACGAGAGTGAGCTTGCGGATCTGCGGGCTACCATTTCCTCGATTTCAGGAGTAAAGGATATCAGTGACATCAAAGCCCGCTACCATGGAAGCAGCGTACTGGTTGATGTTGTGATCCATGTAGATCCCGGTCTGAATGTGGTGGAGAGCCACACCATCACCGAGAAAATTGAAGAACAGATGCGCAAGATTCACCGGATTAACGCCGTTCATATCCATATTGAACCATGCAGGAAGATGGCGCCTAGCTAG
- the ku gene encoding non-homologous end joining protein Ku, with product MHTVWKGSISFGLVNIPVRMFTATEERDIRFRQLHKECNTPIKYTKMCPHCQREVDTSEIVRGFEYEKGHFVMIDDDDLEAITPETRRAIEIIDFVDLSEIDPVYFHKSYFLSPQDTGEKAYALLRSAMEQTGKIGVAQVTMRNRQSLAVIRLYEHCIMLETIFYPDEVRPVSQVPALPEATVPLAENELKMATELISNMTIPFDPAKYTDEYRSDLQKLIEKKLEGQEIATAPTVARTNVIDLMQALKESLESTAGQGAAPIKIEPEPTPSKPARKRTTAASTSEKEQASKKETVTSPKKTTTTTKTLRKKKATTV from the coding sequence ATGCATACGGTGTGGAAGGGCTCAATCAGCTTCGGCCTCGTCAATATACCTGTTCGCATGTTTACTGCAACGGAAGAGCGTGATATTCGCTTTCGCCAACTGCATAAAGAGTGCAATACCCCGATCAAGTACACGAAAATGTGCCCGCACTGCCAGCGTGAGGTCGATACGAGCGAAATCGTCCGTGGCTTCGAATACGAAAAAGGACATTTTGTCATGATCGACGATGATGATCTGGAAGCCATTACGCCAGAAACACGCAGAGCCATTGAAATTATCGACTTCGTAGACTTGTCGGAGATCGATCCCGTTTATTTTCATAAAAGCTATTTCTTATCGCCCCAAGACACTGGCGAAAAAGCATACGCCTTGCTGCGATCCGCTATGGAACAGACAGGAAAGATTGGCGTTGCACAGGTGACGATGCGCAATCGGCAAAGCCTGGCAGTTATCCGACTGTATGAACATTGCATCATGCTGGAGACGATCTTCTATCCAGATGAAGTACGTCCCGTCAGTCAAGTGCCTGCCTTGCCAGAAGCCACTGTACCGTTGGCTGAAAACGAACTGAAGATGGCAACGGAGCTCATTAGCAATATGACGATCCCTTTTGATCCCGCAAAATATACCGATGAATATCGTTCCGACTTGCAAAAACTGATCGAGAAAAAACTGGAGGGTCAGGAGATCGCTACTGCACCTACTGTGGCAAGAACCAATGTAATTGATCTCATGCAGGCCCTAAAAGAAAGCTTGGAGTCTACAGCTGGTCAAGGCGCAGCGCCCATTAAAATCGAGCCTGAACCGACTCCGTCAAAGCCTGCGCGAAAACGCACCACCGCTGCCTCTACGTCCGAAAAAGAGCAGGCATCGAAAAAGGAGACCGTAACCAGTCCAAAAAAGACTACGACTACAACCAAAACACTACGCAAAAAAAAGGCTACCACAGTTTAG
- the rsmD gene encoding 16S rRNA (guanine(966)-N(2))-methyltransferase RsmD, with amino-acid sequence MRVISGEHRGRRLAAVPGKGTRPTTDKVKESIFNMIGPYFDGGWALDLYAGTGGLGIEALSRGADRAVFVERDHKAFAVVKQNVSTCRLDDYAELYRMDADRAIRTLSTRNQKFDLVFLDPPYAQQKIVEEIEMLQELGMLADGAWIVAEHDITDTFPDAIGHCVKDRAAKYGDTAVTVYYYDLEQQA; translated from the coding sequence ATGCGAGTAATCTCTGGAGAACACAGAGGAAGACGGTTGGCAGCAGTTCCGGGCAAAGGAACCAGACCGACAACCGATAAAGTCAAAGAATCGATTTTTAATATGATTGGTCCGTATTTCGATGGCGGGTGGGCATTGGACCTGTACGCCGGAACAGGTGGTCTCGGGATCGAGGCATTGAGTAGGGGAGCGGATCGGGCTGTTTTCGTGGAGCGAGATCACAAAGCATTTGCTGTCGTAAAACAAAACGTCAGCACTTGCAGGCTGGACGATTATGCCGAGCTATATCGGATGGATGCGGACCGGGCTATTCGCACACTGAGTACGCGCAATCAAAAATTTGATCTCGTCTTTTTGGACCCGCCATACGCCCAGCAAAAGATTGTCGAAGAAATTGAGATGTTGCAGGAGCTGGGAATGTTGGCGGATGGAGCGTGGATCGTGGCTGAGCATGATATCACAGACACCTTTCCGGATGCGATTGGTCATTGTGTGAAGGATCGAGCGGCTAAGTATGGGGATACAGCCGTTACCGTGTATTATTACGATTTGGAGCAACAAGCCTAA
- the coaD gene encoding pantetheine-phosphate adenylyltransferase has protein sequence MAIAVCSGSFDPVTYGHLDIIARGANVFDKVIVAVLINSKKNSLFSVEERVELLRQATAGMKNVEVDSFDGLLIDYMNKKGAQVIIRGLRAVSDFEYEMQVASINKKLDENIETFFMMTNNQYSYLSSSIVKEVAKYKASVADLVPPNVEEALKRKMAE, from the coding sequence ATGGCAATCGCTGTATGTTCAGGAAGCTTCGATCCTGTTACTTATGGGCATCTCGACATTATTGCGCGGGGTGCCAACGTTTTTGATAAGGTCATTGTCGCTGTCTTGATCAATTCGAAGAAAAACTCATTGTTCAGCGTAGAAGAGCGCGTCGAATTGCTTCGTCAGGCGACGGCTGGCATGAAAAATGTAGAAGTGGATTCTTTTGACGGCTTGTTGATTGACTATATGAACAAAAAGGGCGCACAAGTGATTATTCGTGGTCTTCGTGCTGTTTCTGATTTCGAATATGAGATGCAAGTTGCCTCCATTAATAAAAAGCTTGACGAAAATATCGAAACGTTTTTCATGATGACGAACAATCAATATTCGTATTTGAGCTCAAGTATTGTAAAGGAAGTTGCGAAATACAAGGCGAGTGTCGCCGATTTGGTACCGCCGAACGTAGAAGAGGCACTGAAGCGAAAAATGGCCGAGTAA
- the ylbJ gene encoding sporulation integral membrane protein YlbJ, whose product MSRHSPVLTLLLALSTVSIVISLVAYSQISFEAAVRGLKIWWEVVFPSTLPFIVLSEVLMGLGVVHFVGVLLEPLMRPLFNVPGTGGFVLAMGFSSGYPVAAKLTTRLRLQGNVTKAEGERLVSFTTTGDPLFVMGAVAIGFFHSEQMGIILALTHYLSAVLMGVIYRFHAPFAITSAPLEKNSLPLPLRALQSMHRARVRDGRPFGKLMGEAVQSALNTLLMIGGFIIVFSVLIQLFSTIQLTQIISTLLSIILGPFGFPPAFSQAIVAGLFEVTLGAQAASIVPDAVSLVWKAAIASAVLSWGGLSVHAQVASILSETDIRVAPYLIARALHALLAAILTFVFWGPLATVSSWFVEKAVPVFVQAKSKIPASSWWETLLLSGGIAIGVGVILLCTSLTLSHMNRSKTR is encoded by the coding sequence ATGTCACGCCACTCACCCGTACTTACTTTGTTGCTCGCCCTCTCGACAGTTTCCATTGTTATTTCGTTGGTTGCATACTCGCAGATTTCTTTTGAAGCTGCCGTACGCGGTCTGAAAATATGGTGGGAGGTAGTTTTCCCCTCTACCCTTCCCTTTATTGTGCTGTCTGAGGTGTTGATGGGTCTGGGCGTCGTTCATTTCGTCGGCGTGTTACTGGAGCCATTAATGCGCCCGCTGTTTAACGTTCCGGGTACTGGCGGGTTCGTACTGGCTATGGGCTTCTCGTCCGGCTATCCAGTAGCCGCAAAGCTGACAACAAGACTGCGTCTGCAAGGCAATGTGACGAAGGCTGAGGGTGAACGTCTCGTCTCTTTTACAACGACGGGAGACCCTTTATTCGTCATGGGAGCAGTGGCAATCGGCTTTTTTCACAGTGAGCAAATGGGCATCATTCTAGCTCTGACTCATTATTTGTCAGCTGTACTCATGGGTGTGATCTATCGTTTTCATGCGCCCTTTGCCATTACTTCAGCCCCATTGGAGAAAAATTCACTTCCTCTTCCTTTACGTGCCTTGCAATCGATGCATCGGGCACGTGTCCGCGATGGACGTCCGTTCGGAAAATTAATGGGGGAAGCGGTACAATCCGCTCTGAATACATTGCTTATGATCGGTGGCTTTATCATCGTTTTTTCGGTATTAATCCAACTTTTCTCCACCATTCAACTGACACAAATCATCAGCACGCTTCTCTCGATTATTCTCGGTCCCTTTGGTTTCCCACCAGCCTTTTCGCAAGCAATCGTGGCTGGTTTGTTCGAAGTAACCCTCGGCGCACAGGCAGCGAGCATTGTACCCGATGCTGTTTCCTTGGTCTGGAAAGCGGCCATTGCCAGCGCTGTATTGTCTTGGGGCGGTTTGAGTGTTCACGCGCAGGTTGCGAGCATCTTGAGTGAAACGGATATTCGTGTCGCTCCCTACTTGATTGCCAGAGCCCTTCATGCTTTGCTAGCTGCGATTTTGACCTTTGTCTTTTGGGGCCCTCTTGCCACAGTCAGCTCCTGGTTCGTGGAGAAAGCCGTCCCCGTATTTGTGCAAGCGAAATCGAAGATCCCTGCGTCAAGTTGGTGGGAGACCTTGCTACTATCAGGAGGAATCGCCATTGGCGTCGGTGTGATTCTTTTGTGTACCAGCCTGACTCTTTCGCACATGAACCGTAGCAAAACCCGATAA
- a CDS encoding patatin-like phospholipase family protein codes for MQTKRKPIVGVALGSGGARGFAHIGVLNALEAHGIQIDMLAGSSMGSLIGAVYANGIEPHMMGKLALNLKRKHWLDLTVPSMGFVTGEKIKQLIRLLTHGKRLEELNKPLAIVATDIETGERVVFREGPIDQAVRASISIPGIFVPEKVGGRLLVDGGVIDRVPVTVLREMGADIVIAVDVAQFDTRMEVKSIFDVIAQTIDVMEREILRHRIIAADIVIRPDVGHYSSIAYTGIEEIIELGERAGTEHIERIQERIASWEAQE; via the coding sequence ATGCAGACAAAGCGTAAACCAATCGTGGGTGTAGCCCTGGGTTCTGGGGGCGCTCGCGGTTTTGCGCATATTGGTGTGTTGAATGCGCTAGAAGCACATGGCATCCAAATTGACATGCTGGCCGGCTCCAGTATGGGCAGTCTGATTGGGGCTGTCTATGCCAACGGAATTGAACCGCACATGATGGGAAAGCTTGCTCTAAATTTAAAACGCAAGCATTGGCTCGATTTGACCGTACCCAGCATGGGTTTTGTTACAGGGGAAAAGATCAAGCAATTGATTCGCCTGTTAACGCACGGAAAGCGCTTGGAAGAGCTGAACAAGCCGCTTGCCATTGTGGCGACGGATATTGAAACAGGAGAGCGAGTCGTATTTCGTGAAGGTCCGATTGATCAAGCGGTAAGGGCTAGCATATCCATTCCAGGTATCTTCGTGCCTGAAAAAGTAGGGGGGCGGCTTTTAGTAGACGGAGGAGTCATTGATCGTGTGCCCGTGACGGTTCTGCGTGAAATGGGTGCCGATATCGTGATTGCGGTAGATGTCGCCCAATTCGATACACGGATGGAGGTCAAAAGTATTTTTGATGTCATCGCCCAGACGATTGATGTGATGGAAAGGGAAATTCTGCGACATCGAATCATTGCAGCAGACATCGTAATCAGGCCGGATGTTGGACACTATAGCAGTATCGCGTACACGGGTATCGAAGAAATTATCGAGCTAGGCGAACGTGCGGGTACTGAGCATATCGAACGCATTCAGGAACGAATTGCAAGTTGGGAGGCACAAGAATGA